The DNA sequence AGTTTTCCTAAAACTCGACAGCTGTTACAAATGCGGCGATCCCAACGATAGACACGTGTGTACATTTAAGATAATCAAAAGGAGACTTCGAACGCAAAAGGAGGCTCCAAAACCCCTCAAGATGCAACAAATGCACCGGCTGCATCTGGCTGTTGTTGCCCAAGGCGGCAATAAACAAGTGTCATTCTATTATAGCATTGCTTTGCAGCTGCAGATACTGCGCGATTGCGCACCCTGCGTTTTTCCTACACTGGATCCAAATAAAAAGTGAATGGCGCTAGTGTACAACCACTGTGTAGcagtaaataataaataacaaaaatattGACGGGCAAGTTAAAAAGTATGAGTGAATAAATACTATTGAGATGACACAGAAACAGAATCCACGTGATTTAGTAGTTGAATTTCCTTGTTAGCTGATGGCAGACGTGCGGCGGCTTGCATCGATCGCTGGTTGGCTGGCTACCCACTTGCCCACTCATTCAAATTCAAATCGTCCAGACGGCGGGTGGTTTAAAACGATCAACGTTTAGTTAAAGCCGTGGCGGATCAGTTATGCCACCGAAATGTCGCAAGACTTCGAAACACGCCGCTCTAGTGGACGCCCATGGTCACCGAAGACGGCGAGTCGTGGACAGAGACACGTATTACCACCGCCGAAGGACGGCAGATATTCTGTGGCGAGCCGAGATGACCAGCTGCTTCAACGCATTGCGCTGCCTGGTGCTGCCTTCGTCACCGCGTAGCCGACTGCACCGATCCAGACGCGCCGTTCTACAGGCAGCAGTTCAAAGACTGCGTTACTTAGAAGGCGTGGTATCTGAGCTGCTTGCGAACGACAACGGCCGTCGAGCAACGCCGCGAAACCTTCGGGATGTGAGGAGCCAGTTCCGTCGTAGTCTTGAGGCAACTCCGCCGGCGAGGCGAAAGCGACGCCAGAGCGAGCAAAGCTCGCCAGAGCTACTGCCGTCTCTGGAAGTGTTGGGGGACTGCGACCAGGAGGCGTTCACGGGTGTTCGCGAACTTGGCGGCGCAAGCAACCGTGCCGATGCTGCCATGAGCGTGCCATCGAGCCCAAGCATTTGCCAGGTTTGGTGGAGTAACCGCGCGGTGGAGGAAGCCATCATGTCGTCGCCGACGGTGCAAAACCTCGTGGATAGCTTCTACGACGACGTGCCCCTTCCTACGAACGGGCTCAACTCTGCGCAGCTCGTGCCCGACGAGGTCATTGTCCTCGAGGCCGTTCCGCCGTCTGATTCCGACGACGAACAGCTGGTCCCATTCGCAACGCTAGCTTCGGACTTTGACTCCAGTAATTTTGCTGGCGACTCCAAGGCGATAAGATCAGAAGACCCCTTGCTTAGTTCTGCCATTGTACATACTGCCAAAAGCCCTGAGAAGCATCTGCTCTTGTGCGATGAACATGATGCTCCCAACTGGCCAGCTGAACAACTGATCATAGGCACCCAAGTAGACTGGGTTCTTGACATTCATCTATAGAGTATGCAAACTATCTGACACAGCCCACAGGCCGGGCAAAGATCGcttgtttttctttgtctttgACCACATCTAGTCCATGTAACACGTTCTACTTCTGATATAATTCATGTGACATTGTTAGAAGCAATTATTATTGCAGCTGTGTTGGCTATCCTGCCGCTAAAGACGCTTGCGGTCCAACTGTGATCTCAGATAGGTTTATATATCCATCGCTACAGTACCTGTAAGCTTATTAAAAGCATTTGTTCATGTCCATGTTGCCTCTCTTGTACATTATAAATATTAGAAACCCATTGCCACAGAAGCAAGGAGATTGCTAAATAtaaggggtgtgtgaatatttggAATTCTGAATACAAGTCACATAGTCTTCACTATGTATTAGATTTGAGAATTCACTATTCGAAGTTTTCAGATAATCATTGTGTTTGAATCTATAATAATGGATAAGGACACATATTGgagtcttgggggggggggggggggaagactgACAAAAGTGGTGATTGTTCCAAATGATTATGCTGTGGCACAGCCACCACAGAGCTTCATACAAATattagagggaactgtggcactaGTGTTTATGGGAGTGCAAGCAGGGCAGGGTTTATGGGCACTCCCATAAACACGAGCATGCGAACGATGGCTAGTGCATGGATTTacctaaacttcatccttctgtTTTTAAATAGttttgtgactttgcaaagtgATGTTTAAGAAAGTACTacattataaataattaaataaacattattaaaattgtccgatggcaggattcgagcacagggcctctagcacagaagcccgatattgaaaccattacttCATTGATACATGAACATGTGGAACCACTGCATTTAGCAACGATTATGCATGCTTGCAGTCTTATTACCTGCTGCGTTAAAAAAAGTataaactgctttgaaatttagcCCAGTTTAGAGACAGATAAAGCCACAAGGATGTCTGAAGTCCGAAGTGTGAATATTGGAGAAACCCCCCCATGGcagctgaacgatcgcagtgccagaaTTCTTTCTAGTAACTGTACGAAACTCTACAGCAGCCACTGTGGTGCAGCAAGGCACCGGGGGTGGGGGAGGGAGTATACTGTAAGTGTCCACTAAGTGGCCTGTCCATTTCAGCACGTGCTGAATACAGAGAGCTTGAGAGTTGGCAGCAGCAACTGCTGCCTGCCCTGCTGGCTTCAACCTCTAACCGATAAGTGCACGCTGAAATGGACAGTCTGCTTAGTTCAGAAGTACATGATAACCCCTCCACCCCATTCTCAGCAAGAATGCACAGGGCAGTTAACTTCTGTACAACTATTTCAGGCCATTGAATAAGGATAATTTACCTTATTTGAAGC is a window from the Dermacentor variabilis isolate Ectoservices chromosome 3, ASM5094787v1, whole genome shotgun sequence genome containing:
- the LOC142576063 gene encoding uncharacterized protein LOC142576063 encodes the protein MPPKCRKTSKHAALVDAHGHRRRRVVDRDTYYHRRRTADILWRAEMTSCFNALRCLVLPSSPRSRLHRSRRAVLQAAVQRLRYLEGVVSELLANDNGRRATPRNLRDVRSQFRRSLEATPPARRKRRQSEQSSPELLPSLEVLGDCDQEAFTGVRELGGASNRADAAMSVPSSPSICQVWWSNRAVEEAIMSSPTVQNLVDSFYDDVPLPTNGLNSAQLVPDEVIVLEAVPPSDSDDEQLVPFATLASDFDSSNFAGDSKAIRSEDPLLSSAIVHTAKSPEKHLLLCDEHDAPNWPAEQLIIGTQVDWVLDIHL